Below is a window of Agathobacter rectalis ATCC 33656 DNA.
CGAAGGATATGGCATTGATGCAGAGTTTTACACGAAGCATGATATCCATATACATATCCCGGAGGGCGCAGTGCCAAAGGACGGACCATCTGCAGGCATCACTATGGCGACAGCCATGCTCTCAGCCATTACAGACAGAGCTGTCAGGGCAGATGTAGCCATGACAGGCGAGATAACACTGCGCGGCAGGGTGCTTCCGATAGGAGGACTCAAGGAAAAGCTGCTTGCAGCCAAAGTAATCGGAATAAAAACAGTATGTATTCCAAAGGATAATGAAAAGGACCTGGAGGAGATTTCAAAAGAAATAACAGACGGCATGGAAATCGTGCCGGTGGAGAGATTTTCACAGGTGGAGAAGATAGCATTTGTAAAATAAGAATGAGGAAGAGATTATGGTAATTAAAAGTGTTAATTTAGAGACAGTTTGCGGAATTACAAGCACAATCCCTGACAATGAGTATAATGAAGTGGCATTCGCCGGCAAGTCAAATGTAGGCAAGTCGTCACTGATCAACGCACTCATGAACAGAAAGTCACTTGCCAGGATCTCTTCACAGCCCGGCAAGACACAGACCATCAATTTTTATAACGTCAATGACGCCATGTATCTGGTCGATCTGCCGGGCTATGGCTATGCCAATGCCAATATCGAGATAAAAGCTAAATGGGGACAGATGATAGAAAACTATCTTCACACCTCCAAAAAGCTTCAGGCAGTGTTTCTTTTAATAGATATAAGGCATGAGCCATCGGACAATGATATCATGATGTATGACTGGATGGTAAACCAGGGCTTTGCACCGATTATCATTGCAACCAAATCTGATAAATTGAAAAAAAGCCAGATTGCCGCACACATAAAGACTATCAAGGATGTGCTTCATGTGAAGCCGGGCACGGTAGTTATACCGTTTTCGTCCATGTCAAAGGAAGGCAGGGACGAAATCTGGAATCTCATAGATTCACTCGTGTTTGACGAGGAGACGCTTCTTGCCATGAAACAGGAGGAAGAAGCAAAGCGCGAGGCAAAATCAGCTGCAAAAAGAGCCGCTGCATCCCAGCCACACAAAAAGGAGCGCTGGAAGAAGACCGGAAAGCCGGTTGCCAAAAAGACTAAAGAACGCAGAGATAAGGCCAAGAGCAAAAAAAGCGTTAATAATCATAAAAAGAAATAAAGCTATAGAAAGAAAGGCGAATATTTAATATATGAAGAATAAATGCAAATTTGTAGGCATTATGTTTTTGTGTATATTGATAGTGTGTACGCTTGCGGTAATGGCATATGAGCACACAGCAGGTATGAAAGGCGCTGCCGGTGGAGCATCAAATGCTTCGGGCAATACAAAAAATACAGACGAAGCTGATGATATGCTTACAGTCGTGACATCCTTCTATCCTATGTACATTGCCACTTTAAACATAGTGGATGGTGTGAAAGGAGTGAGACTCGAAAATCTGAGCGAGCCACAGACCGGTTGTCTGCACGATTTTCAGCTAACACCGGAGGATATGAAGCTTTTATCCACAGCCGATGTTTTTGTAATAAACGGAGGCGGTATAGAGTCGTTTATGTCTGATGTGGCAAAGGCGTATCCGAAGCTTGATGTGGTTGAGGCCTGTGAGGATGTGGCACTTCTTTCTGAGGATGATGCAGACAGTGACCACGACCATGACCACGAAGCAGACGCAGAATCAGATAGCGCGCACGATCATGACCATGGTGATGAGAATGCCCATGCATGGATGAGCGTGCCGCGTTACCGCACCATGGTTCAGACAATCGCATCCCAGCTTGCCGAAAAGGATGCAAAGCATGCTGATGAATATTATGCAAATGCAAAAGCATATGATGCAAAGCTTGCAGTGCTTGAAGAAAAGATAAATAGCATAAAGAGTCTTACCAATGGACAGAATATCATCATATTCCATGAGGCCTATGCGTATGTAGCTGATGATTTTTCCATGAATGCATGCTATCTGTTAGACCTTGACGAGGAGCGCTCAGTCAGCGCAGGTGAGATAAAGCAGGTAATAGGTGCCATAAAGGATGACGGAGTGTCGGTAATACTCGCTGAGGAGCTCTACGGAAAGAGCATGGGAGATACCGTATCGCGTGAGACAGATGTGCATGTGATTTATATCGACCCTCTCAACAGGGGAGAGTACGACAAGGACAGCTATCTTGATGGTATGGAGCACAATATAGAGCTTATCAAAGAGGCAATTACTAAATAAAATTGGAGAAAATATGCGGAAAATAATACAGCCATGTGGCTTTCATTGCATAAAAATAAATAACCTTGGAGTGAGCTTTGGAGAGCAGACAGTGCTTGAGGATGTAAATATGCACATACACTGTGGCTCCTTCAATGTCATAATAGGCCAAAACGGTGCCGGAAAATCTACACTCATAAAGGCGATACTCGGCGAGATACCTCACACCGGTACGATTGAGTTCAAGGATACTAAGGACGGACATATGGCTAAGCTTAAAATCGGCTATGTGCCGCAGTCTGTTAATATCGAGAAAAATACACCGGTCAGCGTGTATGACCTAATAGCAAGCTATCAGTACAATTATCCTGTTTTTCTGCCAAAGAGCAAAAAGATAGAGGCAAAGATAAGGGAGACACTCGAGGTATTTGAGGCTGAGGAGCTCATCGACAAGCAGGTGTGCAACCTCTCGGGAGGACAGCTGCAGAGAGTGCTTCTTTCCATGGCAATCATGGACGAGCCGAATCTGCTGCTGTTGGATGAGCCGGTGTCCGGAATAGACCAAAACGGCATGGAGCTTTTCTATAAGACCATGGATTATTTAAAGACTCACTATGACCTTGCAATCATACTGATATCGCACGATTTGGACTATGTGGCAAAGTACGCAGACCATGTTGTGCTGCTTGATAAGACCGTTGCAAAGCAGGGAACTGTGAAGGAAGTATTCGAGAGCAGGGAATTTGAGAGAATTTTTTACACAGGAGAGGAATCCTGGGTGAGAGAGGAGGAACACAAATGAATATAACCTCCTGGCTTCAATATGATTTTATGAGAAATGCCCTTATCGCTGTGCTCATCATCACACCGCTTTTTGGCATAATGGGAACCATGATTGTAAACAAAAAGATGGCATACTTTTCAGATGCACTCGGACATTCAGCACTTACAGGAATCGCTGTCGGAGTGGTATGCGGCATGGCAGACACCTCGCTTGCCATGGTGATATTTGCGATAGTGTTTGCACTTCTTTTAAATAAGATAGGCAGTCTGAACACTGCATCGACAGATACCATTATATCGGTATTTTCATCGTGCTCTGTGGCGATAGGTCTTGCGATACTGTCAAAGGGCGGCAATTTCAGCAAATACTCAAGTATACTGGTGGGCGATGTGCTAAGCATCACAAAGACTGAGATAGTTTATCTAATTGTGATTTTTGTGGTCACTATAGTGTTCTGGGTGCTTTGCTTCAATAAGCTCAACGCCATATGTATACACAGGAGCGTGGCAAAAAGCAAGGGTATCCATGTGCGTCTTCTGGATAATCTGTTTGCGGTGCTTGTAGCACTCATAGTTATGCTATCCATCAAGTGGATAGGCATACTTATCATAAATGCTCTGCTTATATTACCGGCGGCTTCATCAAGGAATATTTCGGAAAATATGCGTGAGTATCATTTCTTTTCAGTGATATTTTCAGTATTTTCCGGTATAGTCGGCCTCGCAGTGTCATACTACACCAATGTGGCAACAGGTCCGATGATAGTGATTATTGCATCGGTAATATATTTTTCGACATTTATATTTGGCAGAAAGCTGAAAAAATAACGGCTAAAGCTATAAGCAACAGACGCAAAACAGCCGATACACAATATAAGAGAAAGACTGTTTAGCTATATCAGACGCTATACAGGTTGATAATAGTATAGCGGGAAAGGATTCCCGCACGCACATTACCAGGGAGGGATGAGAGATGTTAGATGCTATTTCAAGTGTAGTTTCAGCAGTAGCGGCGCAGAGTGTCACAGCAAAGGACGAGGCGCAGACAAAGAATACTAATACCGCTTCAAAGAAGCAGGATGCAAAGACGGATAAGTCGGATGCAAAGACTGCAGGCTTCAGCGACGAGGCAGCTGTATATGAGAAATCAGACAGCAAGGATGATTCAAAGGATACTGCAAAGAGCACAGTAAACCAGAAGATGAGCAAGGCAGACAGAGATGCACTGGTACAGGCGCTTAAGGATGATGCCAACGCCAGACAGCAGCAGCTTATCGAGATCGTCAGAAAGTCCATGACAGGACAGGCTTCAACCTGGGACAAGTCACAGGGCTTAAAGAGTCTGTTTGAGAATCTGACTGTAGATGCAGATACGATAGCGCAGGCCAAAAAGGACATCGCAGAGGATGGATACTGGGGAGTTGAGAAGACCTCAGACCGTATTCTTGACTTTGCAAAGGCACTGTCGGGAGGCGACAAGGACAAGGCTGATGAGCTTTTGAATGCATTCAAGAAGGGCTTTTCACAGGCAACAGGAGCCTGGGGAGACAAGCTGCCATCAATTTGCCAGGATACTTATGATGCCGTAGTCAAGAAGTTTGATGACTGGAAGAATGGCACAGAGGACACACAGGTACAGGGCTAGAAGCCGGATGTGTATGTAAAAGTGTCGTGATGGAACGAATATTATATAAGAAATCTGATTTATGAATTATGAAAAGGGGGCTGCACGCAGCGTGCAGTCACCTTTTTAGTGCTTGTATAATTTTTTGAGAGGTGTATAATAGAAGAATAGTATATAAGTATCATTATTCATGTGGAGGAAATATCATGAAATTAGACATGTCAAAGTGGAAAGCACTTAGCATCAAAAATCGTTTAAAGAAAGGCTTCAGACTGACTACATTTGTAGCATCGGCATCGGGGGTTATCGCGGGTATTCTTATGATTCTTGTATCAATGAGATATTCCAGCGCACTAACCTTTTACGGATTTTCACAGGGAGATATAGGAAAGGTTATGGTAACCTTCTCAGAGACACGAAGCGCTACACGAGCTCTTATCGGTTATACAGCTTCTGACACATTAAGTAAGATGTCTGATACACATGATTCTAAAAAGGAATCATTTCAAAAATACTGGAAAGAGCTGCAAAGCTCTATAAAGACAGGTGAGGAGCAGGATATGTATGATGATATAAACAGTAAGCTCGATTCATACTGGAGTCTCGATGATGAAATCGGACAGTTAGGTAGGAATGCTACAGATCCTGAGACACAGAAGGAAGCCGAGGAGAGAGCAGTAGCAGAGCTTGCACCTGCATATGATGAGATATATCAGCAGCTTGTTGCCCTTATGGATACAAAGGTAACAGAGGGAGATAATTTAAGCAAGAGATTATCATTAGTATCATATGCCGCATTTGGTATTGTTATTGTTATCATTGTCAGTTCATATTTTATCTCGATGAAAATCGGGGACGAAGTTGCAGTTGGTATTTCTAAACCACTCGATGAGTTAAAACAGAGATTACGTACATTTGCACAGGGTGATCTTGAGGCTCCATTCCCGGCAGTTGATTCACAAGATGAAATTGCTGATATGGTAGGGGTTGCGAAAAACATGGCAGCAGACCTTAAGACTATCATATCTGACTCTGACAAGCTTCTTGGAAAGATGGCAGAAGGAGATTATACAGTTTCATCAGACATGGAAGATAAATATACCGGAGATTTTATTGGACTTCTCATGGCAATGCGTCAGATGAAGACACAGATGAATGATGTTATGTCACATATCAATGAGATATCATCACTTGTTACAGCAGGTTCTAACAACCTTGCTCAGGCAGCACAGGAAATCGCAGAAGGTGCTATGGATCAGTCAGCAGCCATTGAGGAGCTTCAGGCTACATTTGCAGATATCACAGGCGGTGTTGAGAAAACATCTGAGAAGCTCAATGATACATACAGGATTGCACAGGAGTATGCTGAGGAAGCAGATCACAGCCATACAGAGATGCAGGGCATGGTTGATGTTATCGGACGCATCAATGATACATCTAAGCAGATTGAGAATATCATTTCTGAGATTGAGGATATTGCCAGTCAGACAAACCTTCTTTCACTCAATGCAGCTATCGAGGCAGCGCGTGCAGGTGAGGCAGGTAAAGGATTCGCAGTTGTTGCGGGACAAATCAGAAGTCTTTCAGAGCAGAGTGCCAAGGCTGCAGTTGACACACGTCAGCTTATAGAGAGTGCCATTGCGGTATCTAACGAGGGTAATGAAGCTGCAGAGCGCGTAAGTACTTCTATTGAAAAGGTTATTAATGGTATGAAGGAAGTTGCAGATTCTTCTCAAAAACTCAGCGAGATTGCAGAGGAGCAGGCAAAGGCTATGGAGCAGGCAGAGGCCGGTATTAATCAGATATCAGATGTTGTACAGTCCAACTCAGCAAATGCAGAGGAAACATCAGCAACAAGTGAGGAGCTTTCAGCACAGGCGGAGACAATGAACGAGCTGATTAGCAAATTTATATTGGAAAAGAAATAGAAAAATTGTACATACGAGTTTAGAAAAACTTTTTAAAAAAAGCCCCACAAGCATTATTGATATGTGCTGTGAGGCTTTTTGTTGTGGTGCGTTAGAGGGTTACTTTTTAAATCTAGTAAACATGTACTATGTGAACATAGTTTTTTGTGCGATACGTGGAAAATCTGAAAAGTAATGAAAATGAACAATTAAATGAGAATATTTAAATTTGCTCTTTTTGGCAGGGTGTGTTATAATCCTTGTATACAAAAAACAGAGGTAATACAATATGGGTAGTAATAACGATATTTCATTAAAAGCATTAGCCAAGATTAATCTGGGGCTCGATGTTGTGAGGCGCAGAGAGGACGGATATCATGAGGTCCGTATGATTATGCAGACCATTCATCTGTATGACAGGCTTGATATCAAAAGGACAAAGGAGCCGGGCATACAGATACAGACCAATCTGTCTTTTCTCCCTGTAAACGAGAACAATCTCATATACAAGGCTGCAAAGCTTCTGATGGATGAGTTTTCTATAACTGACGGTGTATCAGTGAAGCTGGACAAGCGTATTCCTGTTGCAGCAGGGATGGCGGGGGGCAGTACTGATGCGGCAGCTATGCTTATAGGTGTAAACAGGCTTTTTTCACTGGGACTGACAAAGAGACAGCTTATGGAAAGAGGTGTGCAGATAGGTGCGGATGTACCATACTGTATTATGAGAGGCACGGCGCTGGCCGAGGGCATAGGAGAGGCGCTTAGTCCTCTTCCTCCAATGGTAAAGTGTCCGGTGCTTATTGCAAAGCCGTCCATCTCGGTATCCACAAAATTTGTGTATCAGAATCTGAAGCTTGATGATACGACTATTCATCCGGATATAGACCACCTGATAGATGATATAAAGGCTAAGAATCTGCATGATATCGCAGCGCATATGGGAAATGTCTTAGAGACTGTGACCATACCAAATTATCCGGTGATAGATGAGATAAAGAAGCATATGCTTTCAAATGGCGCGGTAGGAGCCATGATGAGCGGTAGTGGTCCGACGGTTTTTGGTCTGTTTGACGATGAAGATACTGCAAAGAAAGCGTACAAAGCCATGAGAAGCTCACATCTTGCCAGACAGGTGTATCTGACATCTGTATACAATAATCGCAAATAACGTGATATCCGGATAGCACAGCGGGTGCTTTATAGTTACTTTTTTCTTATATGTGAGAATGATAATACAAGAGATAGGAGAAGTTTGATGACTGATAATTTAACTTTAAATATGGATGCATATCTGCCACTGCGTGATGTGGTTTTTAACACACTTCGTGAGGCAATTTTAAAGGGTGAGCTCAAGCCGGGAGAGAGACTTATGGAGCTGCAGCTTGCGTCAAAGCTTGGAGTCAGCCGTACACCTATACGTGAAGCAATCAGAATGCTTGAGCAGGAGGGGCTTGCAGTCACAATGCCGAGAAAGGGCGCAGAGGTTGCCAAGATGACTCTTAAGGATATGGAGGATGTGCTTGAGGTGAGAGAGGCTCTCGATGAGCTTGCAGCCAAAATAGCCTGTAAGAAAATCAGTGATGAGCAGCTTGCGAATCTAAAAACCATAAAGGACGAGTTCAAGAGGAGCATGGATTCAGGAGATGTGAAAAAGATAGCTGAGGAGGATGTGAAGTTTCACGATGCTATCTATGAGGCAACCAGCAATGCGAAGCTTGTATCTATGATGAACAATATCCGCGAGCAGATGTACCGCTACAGAGTGGAGTATTTGAAGGACCCAAAGAATTATCCGATGCTTGTGAAGGAGCATGACGCCATCTACAGGGCGCTTGAGGCAAGAAATATGGAGCTTGTGACTACAGAAATGCATACGCATGTGGCCAATCAGGCGGTTGCTGTGAAGGCTGTGATACAAAAGCAGGATGAAGAGAAGAAATAAAACAGAAATATAACAAGATTATAGCAGACAAAGATAATAAAATACAAAATAATATAACAAAACCAGGGGCTGCCGGTTGCACTGACGTGTGAACGGCGGCCTTTTTTTAGTGGCTTAGTTAGTGGCTTAGATAATAGAAAAAAATAAGTAATCAGGGATATTTGCGGGCTTGTATGGTCATACTATATCAGGGATTTTAAATCTTACGGGATTTATTGGGTATATAGGAGAGTTAAAGATGACCACAAACATAGATGAGAACATAAAAAGCTTCAGGCAGATATATTCTGACTGCTCAGATATCAAGATACAGGAGATGTATCTGGGGCGTGATGCTTCCATAAAGTGTTTTGTTGCATATATTGAGGTGACATGTGCAGGCTCCGGTATCAATAACAGTGCGTTTGGACGATTTACATCATACCTTGAAGGGATAGACCGGGATCAGGTTAAGGAAGTACTTGACAAAAATCAGGCAGCTCTATCCGAATTTGCGCATCTTCATACGGTTAGAGAGGCAGCCCAGATGATGCTGACAGGAGACGTGATATTTTTTGTGGATGGCTATCCGGATGCCTTCAAGCTTCCCGACAAGGGATATCCCGCCATGTCAATTCAGGAGATTGATTCGGAAAAGGTCATAAGAGGCTCAAATGAGGGCTTTGCTGATTCCATAAAGATAAATACTGCACTTATCAGGCGCAGGTTAAGGAGCACTCGCTTAAAGTGTAAAGAGGTGAAAAAGGGGCTTCGCGGACACAGCAATGTGGACATATTGTATGTGAGAGACCTCGTAAAACCGGGACTTGTAGAGGATGTGGAAAGGAATCTGGACAGCTATGTGATAGACCATGTGGGAGATTCGGGAGTCATTGAACAATTTGCCGAGGTGAAATGGTATTCACCGTTTCCACAGCTTCAGACCACAAAGCGGCCGGATGTGGCGGTAAATGCGCTCCTAGAAGGGCGGGTGGTGGTGCTGTGCGATAATTCACCGATAGCGATAATACTGCCAACCACCATGAACAATTTTTTAAAAACCGCAGATGATTACTATAACAGAACGATAGCGGCAAGCTTTGCCAGGCTGATAAGGTACGTGGCTGCCTTTATGTCATTTACATTGCCGGGGCTTTATCTGGCGGTCACAAATTTTCATACACAGATACTGCCGACACCACTCATACTGGCATTTTATGAAGCCAGACTCGGCTGCCCGTTTCCGCAGCTCATAGAGGTGCTCATGATGGAGCTGTCCTTTGAGCTGCTTCGCGAAGCCGGCATAAGACTTCCCGGAGCAATGGGAAACACGATAGGCATAGTCGGAGGCCTCATAATCGGACAGGCAGCAGTGGATGCAAATTTAGTAAGCCCTATAGTGGTCATTCTTGTTGCATTCACCGCACTCTGTTCGTTTGCCATACCGAGCGAGGAGTTTGCATTTTCATTTAGGATACTCAAATTCGCTGTAATAATGATGTCGGCATGGCTTGGATATTTTGGATTTTTAATAAGTCTGATGGTGATACTTTTGCATCTCGCAAAGCTCAAAAGCTGTGGTTACCCATACATGATGCCATTCGTGGGCAGCGAGCTGACAGGCGGCGAGGATGAAAAGGACAGTATCATACGATTTCCGCTTCGCAGACTATGGAGGCGGCCTGTATTTGCAAGGGAAAATGAGTGCAGAAAGCTGAAAGGAAATAAGGATGACTAAAAATATGAGCACAAGCTACACATTTGCACAAAACGAAAGCATATCGCCCCGCCAGCTATACAGGCTATACGTCTTTAATCTGCTTGGAGTCGGCACACTGGTGCTTCCAAACAATCTGGCGAAGCTTGGAAAGTATGCTTTTATCTCAATCGCACTCGGAGTATTCATGGCATGGCTATTTATGTGGATAGTAAGCGAGGTACGTGAACGTAGGAAAACAATATATGACAGAAGCATTGATAAAACAAAATATGCGAAAATGTTAATTTATGATTTAATTATTGCAATATACGAGCTGTCACAGGCCGCATTTCTTGCATGGATATTTGTAAAGCTGATACGTGACAGCCTTATACCGGATGAATCATTTACAGTTGTACTCCTTGTGATAATGGCGGTATGCGCTTATGCGCTAAGTGGCGGAGTGGAGTGCCGTGCCAGGGTATACGAGGTAGTATTTTTCTTTGTGCTGATACCGCTTGCCGCTATGCTTTTGTTTGCGCTATCGGATATGAGATTAGACTATCTGATGATTAAGGACAGAGTCGGTGTGGACTTTGGCATAGCGGATATATTTGCGGGCGCATACTATGTGTTTGCAGCATCCATTTCCGTGTTCAATATACTGTTTGTAAGGGAACGCACTGCCTCACAGATACGAGGGAGTGTGAGTAAAGCAATATTCACATATGCAGGCATTCTTTTTTTATTGTATGCAGTATTGCTTGGAAACTTCGGAAAATATTCACTGTCGGAAATAGAGTTTCCGGCTGTCGTACTGATGAGTGATGTGCAGATAAAAGGCAGCTTCTTCAAGAGGGCAGATGCACTGATGCTGTCGGTGTGGTTTTTCACGTTGTTTTCAGTACTCAATATGAGCCTTTATTATGCGGTTTTAAGATGTGAGAATTTTGCTGAAAATACGAGAGAAATTATATTTACATTTAATAAAAACCGGCATTCCTGTAGCAATAAGCAATTTGGCTCTGACAGACAGAAAAGTCATGACAAGGAAAAGAGCACTATGAGAAGCTGGTGCATCATTTTTGTCATAGCAGTCACAGTGACCTTAGCATATATTCTTGAAAGTGGAGATGAAATCGTGAAAAAATATCTTGGATTTTTAATGTGCATAGCGATACCGGTCATAGTAGTGCTGACGATAGGTCTCATGCTTACCGGCTGTAGTGCAGTGGAGCTTGAGGAGCGTTGCTTTCCGACACTTGCTGCGGTGGATGTTGTAGCTGTAGATACTGACGAAATAACCGATAAAGAAGTAACAGGTAAAGATGTAACTGATTACAAAGAATATGTTAGCCACAGAGATGATTTGGCAAATGAAAGTAGCGGATATATAGAGTTTTATTATAACATGGACAAATCCTATGAGCCCGAATATGCAGATGATATCAAAACAGCCGTGGACAGCTTCGAGGAGCGGCTGTCACAAAAAGCCGATACCAATCATCTGAAGGTGATATTAATAGGAAAAACACTTAGAAAAGATAAAGCAGCTTATTCAGACTTCATGGAATATTGCAAGACATCAAAAAAATTTCCGAGAAACACATATGTGTGCATAGCAGATGATATAAATGATATCTTTGATAACATGGGTGATTATTATGAGCAGAAAATAAATAAGGAGAATCATGAGGATGGTGAACCGATAATTACACTTGGCACATTGCTGGATGACTATACGAATGAAATTCATGGAGCATGGTAAAAATTTCAAAAAGGATGAATAATCTTTTCAAATAAGGCAATACTTGTTTACATGAGAAAGAAAATAATAATAACAACCATAGCAATAATATCCCTTACGGCAGCGATAGCTGCAAAAAATCATACACCTGCCGCAAACACCAATAGTATAGCGTGTACAGCCGACATGCAAAAATCCATCGCCGGCAAAATCCTGCGTTTCCACGTGCTGGCAAACAGCGACAGCGAAGCAGACCAGAATGTGAAAAAGCAGGTGCGCGATGCAGTAGGGGCTTACATAGAGCCATATCTGCTGGAGTGCGAGAATATCGAAGAAACCAGAGCCACCGTAAATGACCATATGGACGAAATAATAGCGGTATCAAAGGAGACGCTTGCAGCAAACGGTTTTACATATGGCGCATCGGCAGAGCTTACACACACCGATTTCCCGGAAAAGACGTATGGGGACTATACATTTCCTGAGGGAAATTACGAGGCGCTTGAAATAACACTGGGCGATGGAGCCGGTCATAACTGGTGGTGCGTGCTGTATCCAAACATGTGCTTTAGGGGCAGTGTGTACGAGGTGGTGGAGGACGAAGCAAAGGAAAATCTTAAGGAGGTACTCACTCCGGACGAGTATGAGAGCA
It encodes the following:
- a CDS encoding GerAB/ArcD/ProY family transporter — its product is MTKNMSTSYTFAQNESISPRQLYRLYVFNLLGVGTLVLPNNLAKLGKYAFISIALGVFMAWLFMWIVSEVRERRKTIYDRSIDKTKYAKMLIYDLIIAIYELSQAAFLAWIFVKLIRDSLIPDESFTVVLLVIMAVCAYALSGGVECRARVYEVVFFFVLIPLAAMLLFALSDMRLDYLMIKDRVGVDFGIADIFAGAYYVFAASISVFNILFVRERTASQIRGSVSKAIFTYAGILFLLYAVLLGNFGKYSLSEIEFPAVVLMSDVQIKGSFFKRADALMLSVWFFTLFSVLNMSLYYAVLRCENFAENTREIIFTFNKNRHSCSNKQFGSDRQKSHDKEKSTMRSWCIIFVIAVTVTLAYILESGDEIVKKYLGFLMCIAIPVIVVLTIGLMLTGCSAVELEERCFPTLAAVDVVAVDTDEITDKEVTGKDVTDYKEYVSHRDDLANESSGYIEFYYNMDKSYEPEYADDIKTAVDSFEERLSQKADTNHLKVILIGKTLRKDKAAYSDFMEYCKTSKKFPRNTYVCIADDINDIFDNMGDYYEQKINKENHEDGEPIITLGTLLDDYTNEIHGAW
- the spoIIR gene encoding stage II sporulation protein R, with protein sequence MRKKIIITTIAIISLTAAIAAKNHTPAANTNSIACTADMQKSIAGKILRFHVLANSDSEADQNVKKQVRDAVGAYIEPYLLECENIEETRATVNDHMDEIIAVSKETLAANGFTYGASAELTHTDFPEKTYGDYTFPEGNYEALEITLGDGAGHNWWCVLYPNMCFRGSVYEVVEDEAKENLKEVLTPDEYESIFDSGKYEIKLKILDIFR